One Hevea brasiliensis isolate MT/VB/25A 57/8 chromosome 5, ASM3005281v1, whole genome shotgun sequence genomic region harbors:
- the LOC110654670 gene encoding fasciclin-like arabinogalactan protein 11, giving the protein MRKLLFSPILLFLMFFFLYFSTSSAQTPSPAPSGPTNITAVLEKAGQFTTFIKIMKSTQEADQINTQLNNSNQGLTIFAPPDNAFANLKAGTLNSLSDQEKVQLVQFHILPSFISMSQFQTVSNPLRTQAGNSANGEFPLNVTTSGNQVNVTTGVNTATVANTIYTDGQLAVYQVDQVLLPLDLFAAPTAPAPAPSKLDKVIPAKTPATTSDDTPADASDATTTRVSFGIALIAAIFLML; this is encoded by the coding sequence ATGAGAAAGCTACTTTTCTCCCCAATCCTTCTTTTCTTGATGTTCTTCTTCCTCTATTTCTCAACTTCTTCTGCTCAAACTCCTTCCCCAGCCCCATCAGGTCCAACCAACATCACAGCAGTCCTTGAAAAGGCTGGTCAGTTCACAACCTTTATTAAGATAATGAAAAGTACTCAGGAAGCTGACCAAATCAACACACAACTCAACAATTCAAATCAAGGCCTTACAATATTTGCACCACCTGATAATGCCTTCGCTAATCTCAAAGCAGGCACACTAAACTCTCTTTCAGACCAGGAAAAAGTCCAATTGGTGcaatttcacatccttcctagTTTTATTTCCATGTCACAGTTTCAAACTGTGAGTAATCCTTTGCGTACGCAGGCAGGTAATAGCGCTAATGGTGAGTTCCCATTAAATGTGACAACATCAGGAAATCAAGTGAATGTAACAACAGGTGTTAATACTGCAACTGTGGCTAACACTATATATACAGATGGGCAGTTAGCTGTTTATCAAGTGGATCAGGTCCTCCTTCCATTAGACCTTTTCGCCGCACCTACAGCGCCAGCTCCTGCACCTTCAAAGCTTGACAAGGTCATTCCTGCAAAAACACCCGCAACAACTTCTGATGATACCCCTGCTGATGCTTCTGATGCAACAACCACAAGGGTATCCTTTGGTATTGCGCTTATTGCAGCAATTTTTTTGATGTTATGA
- the LOC110654669 gene encoding dnaJ protein P58IPK homolog — translation MDMVRLHGVAWRGMAYAVFILHFVFVCQLLLLQPLVSASDGKSGNVAELLEKVERSVKVKRYSEALDDLNAAIEADPTLSEAYFRRASILRQLCRYEESEKSYKKYLELKPRHSTAEKELSQLHQAQSALDTAFTLFDSGDYAKSLEYIDKVVLVFSPACTKAKLLKVRLLLAVKDYSAAISETGYILKEDESNLEALLLRGRAYYYLADHDVASKHFQKGLRLDPEHGELKKAYFALKNLLKKTKSAEDNANKGKLRVAVEDYKAALALDPDHLSYNIHLHLGLCKVLVKLGRGKEALNSCTEALNIDGELLEALVQRGEAKLLIEDWEGAVQDLKSAAEKSPQDMNIRETLMRAEKALKMSKRRDWYKILQVSKTASASEIKRAYKKFALQWHPDKNVDNREEAEARFRDIAAAYEVLSDEDKRARYDRGEDLEEMGMGGGGGGFNPFGGGGQQFTFQFEGGFPGGFGGFDGGFPGGFQFHF, via the exons ATGGATATGGTGAGATTGCATGGTGTGGCATGGAGAGGAATGGCTTATGCAGTATTTATACTTCATTTTGTGTTCGTTTGCCAGCTCTTGCTTCTCCAACCTCTCGTTTCTGCTTCAG atGGGAAAAGTGGGAATGTTGCGGAGTTGCTTGAAAAGGTGGAGCGAAGTGTAAAGGTGAAGCGTTATAGCGAGGCCCTTGATGATCTTAATGCAGCCATTGAAGCAGATCCAACACTTTCAGAAGCATATTTTCGTCGAGCTTCTATTCTTCGTCAACTGTGCAG ATATGAAGAATCGGAAAAGAGCTATAAAAAATATTTGGAGCTAAAACCAAGACATTCAACAGCAGAAAAGGAGCTTTCTCAATTACATCAGGCTCAGAGTGCTCTAGATACGGCTTTTACTCTATTTGATTCTGGCGATTATGCAAAATCTCTGGAATATATAGATAAAGTTGTACTCGTTTTTTCTCCAGCATGCACAAAG GCTAAACTCCTAAAAGTTAGATTGCTGCTAGCAGTTAAAGACTACTCTGCTGCCATCTCTGAAACTGGATATATTCTCAAGGAAGATGAAAGTAATCTGGAGGCATTATTGCTCCGTGGCCGTGCCTACTACTATTTAGCGGATCATGATGTTGCTTCAAA GCATTTCCAAAAAGGTCTTCGTCTCGATCCTGAACATGGTGAGCTGAAGAAAGCGTATTTTGCATTGAAAAATTTACTCAAGAAGACTAAAAGC GCAGAAGATAATGCAAATAAGGGCAAGCTGCGAGTTGCAGTAGAGGACTATAAAGCAGCTCTTGCATTGGACCCTGATCATCTTTCATATAATATTCATCTTCATCTAGGCTTGTGTAAGGTATTGGTCAAGCTTGGCAGGGGCAAAGAAGCATTGAATAGCTGCACTGAAGCACTTAACATTGATGGGGAGCTTCTTGAAGCTTTAGTTCAG AGGGGTGAAGCTAAACTCTTAATCGAGGACTGGGAAGGAGCTGTTCAAGATCTCAAATCAGCAGCTGAGAAATCACCTCAG GATATGAATATAAGGGAAACATTAATGCGGGCAGAGAAAGCTTTAAAGATGAGCAAACGGCGAGACTGGTACAAGATTTTGCAAGTATCAAAGACTGCCTCTGCATCTGAGATCAAGCGTGCCTATAAAAAATTTGCTTTGCAATGGCACCCAGATAAGAATGTTGATAATAGAGAAGAAGCAGAGGCCAGGTTCCGAGATATTGCTGCTGCATATGAG GTTCTTAGTGATGAAGATAAGCGTGCAAGGTATGATAGAGGAGAAGACTTAGAAGAAATGGGAATgggtggtggaggtggtggtttcAACCCTTTTGGTGGTGGAGGTCAACAATTCACATTTCAGTTTGAAGGAGGCTTTCCAGGGGGTTTTGGTGGATTTGATGGAGGTTTTCCTGGCGGTTTTCAATTCCATTTTTGA